One Variibacter gotjawalensis genomic window, ATCCGCAGATCGCGCGATGCACCATCACGGGCGTCTTCTTGCTGCCGTCCGCGTCGATGTAGAACGCGCCGAAACGCTCCGGAAGATTGAAGTCGACCTGCGTCGTGCCGCATTGCCAATCGCGCCCGATCGCATCGCGCAGCACGTATTCGAACTTCGGCCCGTAGAACGCGCCTTCGCCCGGATTGATCTCGGTCTTGATGCGATTGTTGTCGCGCGCGATCCGCCCGAGCACGTCCGTCATAACCGACTCGGCGTGATCCCACGCTTCGTCGGAACCGACGCGCTTCTCCGGCCGCGTCGACAGCTTCACGACGAGATCACCCTCGAAGCCGAAGTCGTCATAGACCGAGAGGATGAGGTCGTTGATCTTGAGGCACTCGGCCTCGAGTTGATCCTCCGTGCAGAAGATATGCGCGTCGTCCTGCGTGAAGCCGCGCACGCGCATCAGCCCGTGCATCGCGCCGGACGGCTCGTAACGATGCACGATGCCGAACTCGGCGAGGCGGATCGGCAATTCGCGGTAGCTCTTGAGGCCATGCTTGAAGATCTGCACGTGACCCGGGCAGTTCATCGGCTTGATGGCGAACCAGCGCTTGTCCTCGGCTTCGTCGCCGGCGGACTGAGCCGCGAACATATTCTCGCGGTACCAGCCCCAGTGGCCCGACGTCTCCCACAGCGACTTGTCGAGCATCTGCGGCGCGTTGACTTCGTGGTAGTCGCCCGCGAGGCGGCGGCGCATATAGGCGATGACCGACTGAAAGATGCTCCAACCTTTCGCATGCCAGAACACGACACCCGGGCCTTCCTCCTGAAAGTGGAAGAGGTCGAGCTCGCGGCCGAGCCGCCGGTGGTCGCGCTTCTCGGCTTCCTCGAGTTGGTTGAGGTAAGCGTCGAGCTCCTCTTGCTTTGCAAAGGCGGTGCCGTAGATGCGCGTCAGCATCGGATTGTTGGAATCGCCGCGCCAGTAGGCGCCCGCGACCTTCATCAGCTTGAACGCATTGCCGACCTTGCCGGTCGACGTCATGTGCGGACCGCGGCAAAGGTCGAACCATTCGCCCTGATTGTAGATCTTGATCGGCTCGGTGCCCGGGATCGCGTCGACCAGCTCGACCTTGAAGGCCTCGCCCTTATCGCGAAAAACCTGCTTCGTCTTCTCGCGCGACCAGACATCTTTGGTGAACGGCGCATCGCGCGCGATGATCTCGCGCATCTTCTTTTCGATCGCGGCGAAGTCGTCCGGCGTGAACGGCTCGTTGCGGAAGAAGTCGTAATAGAAGCCGTTCTCGATCACCGGGCCGATGGTGACCTGAGTGCCCGGCCAGAGGGCCTGGACGGCTTCGGCGAGCACGTGCGCGGCGTCGTGCCGGATCAGCTCCAGCGCACGCGGGTCCTCGCGGTTGATGAATTCG contains:
- the thrS gene encoding threonine--tRNA ligase codes for the protein MVAVSFPDGARREFPDGISGLDIAKGISPSLAKRTVAMALDGVVADLSDPIDQDAKIEFINREDPRALELIRHDAAHVLAEAVQALWPGTQVTIGPVIENGFYYDFFRNEPFTPDDFAAIEKKMREIIARDAPFTKDVWSREKTKQVFRDKGEAFKVELVDAIPGTEPIKIYNQGEWFDLCRGPHMTSTGKVGNAFKLMKVAGAYWRGDSNNPMLTRIYGTAFAKQEELDAYLNQLEEAEKRDHRRLGRELDLFHFQEEGPGVVFWHAKGWSIFQSVIAYMRRRLAGDYHEVNAPQMLDKSLWETSGHWGWYRENMFAAQSAGDEAEDKRWFAIKPMNCPGHVQIFKHGLKSYRELPIRLAEFGIVHRYEPSGAMHGLMRVRGFTQDDAHIFCTEDQLEAECLKINDLILSVYDDFGFEGDLVVKLSTRPEKRVGSDEAWDHAESVMTDVLGRIARDNNRIKTEINPGEGAFYGPKFEYVLRDAIGRDWQCGTTQVDFNLPERFGAFYIDADGSKKTPVMVHRAICGSMERFIGILIEHHAGHFPLWLAPTQAVIATITSDADDYAQTLVAEAKKRGLRVDLDLRNEKINYKVREHSLVKVPALLVVGKKEAADGTVSVRRLGSQASQTVSYAEALDALVAEATPPDLRHAL